The following proteins come from a genomic window of Flavobacterium eburneipallidum:
- a CDS encoding helix-turn-helix domain-containing protein translates to MNTKKQTVFPKHQEILNTLGENIKLARKRRKLTAIQVAERASIARTTLYQIEKGSSKVTIGAYFNVMRVLGLQNDFLKLAADDELGRKLQDLELL, encoded by the coding sequence ATGAATACTAAAAAACAAACAGTATTTCCTAAACACCAAGAGATCTTAAACACGTTAGGAGAAAACATTAAACTGGCACGAAAAAGAAGAAAACTAACTGCCATTCAAGTTGCTGAACGTGCTAGTATTGCTAGAACCACTTTATATCAAATAGAAAAAGGGAGTTCAAAAGTAACTATCGGAGCTTACTTTAATGTGATGCGCGTTTTAGGTTTGCAAAATGATTTTCTAAAATTAGCTGCAGATGATGAATTGGGCAGAAAATTACAAGATTTAGAACTACTTTAA
- a CDS encoding DUF4256 domain-containing protein, which yields MKNTNLLSPEEQSTLLETIKTRFEKNSNRHPDLKWTKIQAKLEANPEKLWSLNEMEKTEGEPDVVGYDKATDEYLFYDCAAESPKGRRSICYDQEALDARKENKPKNSAIQMASEMGIEILSEEEYRNLQQLGKFDTKTSSWIKTPENIRKLGGAIFSDFRYGTIFVYHNGAESYYAARGFRASLRV from the coding sequence ATGAAAAATACAAACCTGTTATCTCCAGAAGAACAATCTACCCTACTGGAAACAATAAAAACCCGTTTCGAGAAAAATAGCAACCGTCACCCAGACTTAAAATGGACAAAAATACAAGCCAAACTAGAAGCCAATCCTGAAAAACTCTGGTCACTCAACGAAATGGAAAAAACCGAGGGCGAACCCGATGTGGTAGGTTATGATAAAGCCACGGACGAATACCTTTTTTATGATTGTGCTGCCGAAAGTCCTAAAGGGCGAAGAAGCATTTGTTACGACCAAGAAGCATTGGATGCCAGAAAAGAAAACAAACCCAAAAACAGCGCTATCCAAATGGCATCTGAAATGGGTATCGAAATTTTATCAGAAGAGGAATACCGCAACTTACAACAATTAGGAAAATTTGATACCAAAACTTCCAGCTGGATCAAAACTCCTGAAAACATTCGAAAATTGGGCGGTGCAATTTTTTCAGATTTTCGTTACGGCACTATTTTTGTGTACCACAACGGCGCAGAATCTTATTATGCCGCCAGAGGTTTTCGGGCTTCATTACGAGTGTAA
- a CDS encoding type II toxin-antitoxin system HipA family toxin — protein MAIKKTNLYVYAHWQGMTEPKLIGILSAHQGKGRKSFGFEYDKNWIKSEQQFLLDPDIQWFSGQQFPNQKENFGIFLDSMPDTWGRTLMKRRESQHAKESGLPPTNLYEIDYLLGVYDESRMGALRFKLDPEGSFLDDNNNTPTPPWSSIRELQQAANSIENDKDNSEIKKWLAILIAPGSSLGGARPKANLLDEHKHLWIAKFPSQNDTIDKAAWEFLAYQLALKAGINMAPSKIEKISGKHRTFFTQRFDRNNGERIHFASAMTMTGNNEDILRNTTASYLDIAEFIQYNGCEINADLHQLWRRIVFNIAMSNTDDHLRNHGFILTPKGWRLSPAYDINPSIDKNGLALNIDMDDNALDFELAQSVGDYFKLNAKQMNEIINEVLQSVKDWKIIANKIGISRMEQDLMEGAFYS, from the coding sequence ATGGCTATTAAAAAAACAAACCTCTATGTTTATGCTCATTGGCAAGGAATGACCGAACCAAAATTGATAGGAATCCTTTCAGCTCATCAAGGAAAAGGAAGAAAATCATTTGGTTTTGAATATGACAAAAATTGGATCAAATCGGAGCAACAATTTTTATTAGATCCCGACATACAATGGTTTTCTGGTCAACAATTTCCTAATCAAAAAGAGAATTTCGGCATATTTCTAGACAGTATGCCAGATACTTGGGGTCGAACATTAATGAAACGTCGTGAATCACAGCATGCAAAAGAATCTGGCTTACCTCCAACAAACCTCTATGAGATAGATTATTTGTTAGGTGTTTATGACGAAAGCAGAATGGGAGCTTTACGTTTCAAATTAGATCCTGAAGGTTCATTTTTGGATGACAACAACAATACTCCTACTCCGCCTTGGTCTTCTATTAGAGAATTACAACAAGCCGCAAATTCAATTGAAAATGACAAAGACAATAGTGAAATTAAAAAATGGTTGGCTATTTTGATAGCCCCTGGTTCTTCGTTAGGAGGCGCAAGACCTAAAGCTAATTTGTTAGATGAACATAAACATTTATGGATTGCAAAATTCCCTTCTCAAAATGATACTATAGATAAAGCAGCTTGGGAATTTTTGGCTTATCAATTGGCATTGAAAGCAGGAATAAATATGGCTCCGTCAAAAATTGAAAAAATTAGTGGCAAACATCGCACTTTTTTTACCCAACGTTTTGATAGAAACAATGGCGAAAGAATTCATTTTGCGTCAGCTATGACAATGACTGGAAATAATGAAGATATACTCCGCAATACTACCGCAAGTTATTTGGATATTGCCGAATTTATACAATACAATGGCTGCGAAATAAACGCTGATTTACATCAATTATGGCGACGCATCGTTTTTAATATTGCTATGTCAAATACAGACGATCATTTAAGGAATCACGGTTTTATATTGACCCCAAAAGGATGGCGATTATCTCCAGCTTATGACATTAATCCATCAATAGACAAAAACGGATTAGCATTAAACATTGACATGGATGATAACGCTTTGGATTTTGAATTAGCGCAAAGTGTTGGAGACTATTTTAAATTGAATGCCAAACAAATGAATGAAATAATAAATGAAGTTCTACAATCAGTTAAAGATTGGAAAATTATTGCCAATAAAATCGGAATTAGTAGAATGGAACAGGACTTAATGGAAGGAGCTTTTTATTCTTGA
- a CDS encoding DNA cytosine methyltransferase, which yields MNCIDLFCGCGGMTLGFKWAGFSSIIASDIDENCGKTINKNFKETTFILGNISEVDKKNFDAIIKNKEVDIITGGPPCQGFSLANKNRNKVDIDPRNKLFYEYVKFIKWYSPKAFVMENVKGLLSMEKGKVIQTIKEEFENAGIGYNVDYKVLKASDYGVPQARERVILIGFRKDLELFPEFPDKQNKIITVDDAILDLPEINAGEGNTVMEYKTNPLNEYQSFMRKNSENVHNHIAMKHTERLIERFKAIQPGKNLLDVWETHGSVKRGNPNEKSEIKFSQNNLRLIGNKPAPTIAASFQSNFIHPYLHRNFTAREGARFQSFPDDFIFEGMRTKMSWEIGLSQYQQIGNAVPPLMAKAVADKIRDVLENGNSKIIQKEKQLELQL from the coding sequence ATGAATTGTATAGATTTATTTTGCGGCTGTGGAGGAATGACTTTAGGCTTTAAATGGGCTGGATTTAGCTCAATTATTGCATCGGATATTGATGAAAATTGCGGCAAAACAATAAATAAAAATTTTAAGGAAACAACTTTTATTTTAGGTAATATATCAGAAGTTGACAAAAAAAACTTCGATGCTATTATTAAAAACAAAGAAGTAGATATAATTACTGGCGGACCTCCTTGTCAGGGTTTTAGTTTAGCAAATAAAAATAGAAACAAAGTAGATATAGATCCAAGAAATAAACTTTTTTACGAGTATGTAAAATTTATTAAATGGTATAGTCCAAAAGCATTTGTAATGGAAAATGTAAAAGGCTTACTTTCTATGGAAAAAGGAAAAGTAATTCAAACAATTAAAGAGGAGTTTGAAAATGCTGGTATTGGATATAATGTTGATTATAAAGTTTTAAAAGCATCTGATTATGGTGTTCCACAGGCTAGAGAAAGGGTTATACTAATTGGATTCCGTAAAGACTTGGAATTATTTCCAGAATTTCCTGATAAACAAAATAAAATCATAACTGTTGACGATGCTATTTTAGATTTACCTGAAATAAATGCAGGAGAGGGAAATACTGTAATGGAATATAAAACAAATCCATTAAATGAGTACCAATCATTTATGAGAAAAAATTCAGAAAATGTTCATAATCATATAGCTATGAAACATACTGAAAGATTAATTGAAAGATTTAAAGCAATACAACCCGGGAAAAACTTATTAGATGTTTGGGAAACGCATGGTTCCGTTAAAAGAGGGAATCCTAATGAAAAATCTGAAATAAAGTTTAGTCAAAATAACTTGAGATTGATTGGGAATAAACCTGCACCAACAATTGCAGCTTCTTTCCAAAGCAACTTTATTCATCCTTATTTACATCGGAATTTTACAGCAAGAGAAGGAGCCAGATTTCAATCTTTTCCTGATGATTTTATTTTTGAAGGAATGAGAACAAAAATGAGTTGGGAGATAGGTTTAAGTCAATATCAGCAAATAGGAAATGCTGTACCGCCCTTAATGGCTAAAGCAGTAGCTGATAAAATAAGAGATGTTTTAGAAAACGGTAATTCAAAAATTATTCAAAAAGAAAAACAATTAGAATTACAATTATAA
- the rseP gene encoding RIP metalloprotease RseP, giving the protein MEIVIKLSQFLLSLSLLIILHELGHFIPAKLFKTRVEKFYLFFDVKYALIKKRFGETEYGIGWLPLGGYVKISGMIDESMDKEQMALPPQPWEFRSKPAWQRLIIMLGGVTVNFILAFIIYIGMAYTYGDYYIKNDSLKDGIWVTNPVVEKAGIKTGDKIISIDGDKIERFEPVVSMDILTAREVLVERNGQEKTITLPVNFIGNFLDTDKKGVIVLRMPFVVGSFTDTSKNKEAVKPKDIIVSLNGVDIKYFDQAATVLKTNKGKKINAVVLRNLKETPVTVEVDKEGKLGIYPGSLTESNLEKLGYYKFNKESYSFMESIPVGIEKGKNQLIGYGKQLKMIFNPSTGAYKGVGGFHAIYNVFPDSWSWEVFWNITALLSIMLGVMNLLPIPALDGGHVMFLLYEIVSGRKPSDKFLEYAQLVGFVLLITLLLFANGNDIYKAIVGK; this is encoded by the coding sequence ATGGAAATAGTTATCAAGCTTTCTCAATTTTTATTGAGCTTATCATTACTGATTATACTTCACGAATTAGGTCATTTTATCCCCGCTAAATTATTCAAAACCCGAGTAGAAAAATTCTATTTGTTTTTCGATGTTAAATATGCTTTAATCAAAAAGAGATTTGGCGAAACCGAATACGGAATTGGTTGGTTGCCTCTTGGTGGCTACGTAAAAATTTCTGGAATGATTGACGAAAGTATGGACAAAGAGCAAATGGCTTTGCCTCCACAACCTTGGGAATTTCGTTCGAAACCAGCTTGGCAACGTCTGATTATTATGCTGGGTGGCGTTACTGTGAATTTCATTTTGGCCTTTATCATTTATATCGGAATGGCTTATACTTATGGCGATTATTACATCAAAAATGACTCTTTAAAAGACGGTATTTGGGTAACGAATCCTGTGGTTGAAAAAGCTGGAATCAAAACGGGAGATAAAATCATTTCGATTGATGGCGACAAAATTGAGCGATTTGAACCTGTGGTAAGTATGGATATATTGACTGCCAGAGAAGTTTTGGTAGAAAGAAATGGTCAGGAAAAAACCATAACCTTGCCAGTGAATTTTATTGGCAACTTTTTAGACACCGATAAAAAAGGAGTAATTGTCTTGAGAATGCCTTTTGTAGTAGGAAGTTTTACAGATACTTCTAAAAACAAAGAAGCCGTGAAACCAAAAGATATTATCGTTTCTCTTAACGGAGTTGACATAAAATATTTTGACCAAGCAGCTACTGTATTAAAAACAAATAAAGGCAAAAAAATAAACGCTGTAGTTTTGAGAAACCTAAAGGAAACACCTGTTACTGTTGAAGTGGACAAAGAAGGTAAATTAGGAATTTATCCAGGCTCTTTGACAGAAAGTAATCTGGAGAAATTAGGCTATTATAAATTTAACAAAGAAAGCTACAGTTTCATGGAATCCATTCCTGTTGGAATAGAGAAAGGAAAAAATCAGTTAATTGGTTACGGCAAACAATTGAAAATGATTTTCAATCCTAGCACTGGAGCCTACAAAGGTGTGGGTGGTTTTCATGCGATTTACAACGTTTTTCCAGATTCTTGGAGCTGGGAAGTGTTTTGGAACATTACTGCTTTGTTATCGATAATGCTTGGTGTGATGAATTTATTGCCTATTCCTGCCTTGGATGGTGGTCATGTTATGTTTTTGTTGTACGAAATAGTTAGTGGCAGAAAACCAAGCGACAAATTCCTAGAGTACGCCCAATTAGTTGGTTTTGTTTTACTTATCACGTTGTTATTATTTGCCAACGGAAATGATATTTATAAAGCGATTGTCGGGAAGTAA
- a CDS encoding family 43 glycosylhydrolase has translation MKIKKNLSFSSSIRLLLCLLGFTIQTTFAQTENIKNDVFWNTKDGQPINSQGGGIFKFADPKTGIQKYYWYGVHYEEADSYRNAPIFTYPNATFQSVTCYSSTDLVNWTFEGDVVTKEETNKSGKTWVGRLGVAYMKELNKYALLVQHRSEVLILLSDSPTGNFTWHQKINMTQMIGTSNTGDQTVFTDDDGKSYLVYSYGQGRNKIYVSEIGVKDGKVTLLDCTQIFKGESREGNCMFKYNNKYYMFASNIYGWDSSHAYYLIADKIRGPYLPTNQMQILDGASEDYAHVTQTGFFINVKGTEQETVIYCGDRWANFAGNGLGYNQWFPISFNGKKPYFNSISSWNLNEKTGKWNVAPDNNYVKNGSFEADRRHIPSHFKPIQTELTGWRNEVLEGNKINLDSINSPVINYFNTENDRKIVIGEKSLNISDKVNFKRKISQIISSSPFVKLEDGSYTLTAKIKNSSDFSTLEMYALSNNQTFQYSIKEENTSWKTITITNIAVQSGKVEIGFLADGKTNAFCHVDDVTLVKN, from the coding sequence ATGAAAATTAAAAAAAACTTGTCTTTCTCATCATCTATTAGACTTTTACTATGTCTTTTAGGATTTACTATTCAGACCACTTTTGCCCAAACCGAAAATATCAAGAACGATGTTTTTTGGAATACGAAAGACGGACAACCCATCAATAGTCAAGGTGGCGGTATCTTCAAATTTGCTGATCCAAAGACGGGAATTCAAAAATATTATTGGTATGGCGTTCATTATGAAGAGGCTGATAGTTACCGGAATGCACCGATTTTTACCTATCCCAACGCTACTTTTCAATCGGTTACTTGTTACAGTTCGACGGATTTGGTCAACTGGACTTTTGAAGGCGATGTGGTTACTAAAGAAGAAACCAACAAATCAGGCAAAACTTGGGTGGGTCGTTTGGGCGTGGCTTATATGAAAGAATTGAATAAATATGCCTTGCTCGTACAACATAGAAGCGAAGTATTGATTTTGCTTTCGGATTCGCCAACAGGAAATTTCACTTGGCATCAGAAAATAAATATGACCCAAATGATTGGCACGAGCAACACTGGAGATCAAACTGTTTTTACTGATGATGACGGAAAATCGTATTTGGTTTATTCTTACGGACAAGGAAGAAACAAAATATACGTTTCCGAAATTGGCGTTAAAGACGGAAAAGTTACTCTCTTGGACTGCACCCAAATTTTTAAGGGCGAAAGTCGCGAAGGCAATTGCATGTTCAAATACAACAACAAATACTATATGTTTGCTTCTAATATTTATGGTTGGGATAGCTCGCATGCCTATTATTTGATAGCCGACAAAATCAGAGGCCCTTATCTTCCTACCAATCAAATGCAGATTTTGGATGGCGCTTCGGAAGATTATGCACATGTAACTCAAACTGGATTTTTTATTAATGTAAAAGGAACCGAACAAGAAACCGTAATCTATTGCGGTGACCGATGGGCGAATTTTGCGGGTAATGGATTGGGTTACAACCAATGGTTTCCAATTTCATTTAACGGAAAAAAGCCTTATTTCAATTCGATTAGCTCGTGGAATCTCAATGAAAAAACAGGAAAATGGAATGTTGCACCAGACAATAATTATGTCAAAAACGGCAGTTTCGAAGCCGATCGCAGGCATATTCCGAGTCATTTCAAACCGATTCAAACCGAATTAACGGGTTGGCGCAATGAGGTTTTGGAAGGCAATAAAATTAATCTTGACAGCATTAATTCGCCTGTTATCAATTATTTCAATACCGAAAATGACAGAAAGATTGTTATTGGTGAGAAAAGCTTAAATATTAGTGATAAAGTCAATTTCAAACGAAAAATTTCTCAAATTATTAGCTCTTCTCCATTTGTAAAACTGGAAGATGGAAGCTATACTTTGACCGCCAAAATAAAAAATAGCTCTGATTTTTCTACTTTAGAAATGTATGCTTTAAGCAATAATCAAACGTTTCAATACAGCATCAAAGAGGAGAATACTTCTTGGAAAACCATAACGATTACGAATATTGCTGTTCAATCTGGAAAAGTGGAGATTGGATTTTTAGCCGATGGAAAAACAAATGCTTTTTGTCATGTTGATGATGTGACGCTGGTGAAAAACTAA